The window ACGACGTCGACGCGCACGCCCTGCTCGCGCACGAGCGGCGTCAGCGCATAGGAATACAGGCCGTCCTGGAGCACGCCGATCCGCATGTTGGCGAGCACGGCGGGATTGTTCGTCTCAAGGGAGGAATCCTCGCGCACATAGAGGGAGAGGATCGAATACGCCGCGCTGTCCACGCTGAAGGAAAACGCTCCCTCGTCACCGGGCATCTCGTGCGCAGGGAAGTACATGTCGATGCGCCCTTCGCGCAGCATCTCGCGCGCCGTCCACTCGTCCATCTCCACATATTCGTACTGCCAGCCCGTGCTGCGCGCCACCTCGTTGAGGTAGCGCTTCGCAAAGTTGAACAGCAGCCGCTCGGGCGATCCGTCGGGAAAGGACGAGACATCGAGGCAGCCGACGCGCAGCACGGGCGCAGAATCCATCGCATGGAGCAGACGCTGCGGCGCAAGCAGCATGAGCAGGACGAAAAAAAAGATGATGCCGCAGCGCATGACGGGATTCATTTCCAACACCTCTCCTGCAGTTCTCGGACGAACCGCCCAATGTACAGTTTGACACTGACTATAGTATAGCAGATTTTTCCTGAATTTTCACTACATAAAATTCCAGACTTTGCTATAATGATGGAAAAGAAGTATGGACGAAGGAGAGACTGCCATGAAGATTTTTCAAAACGATTGGGGCGGCTTGCTCGCCGACGAGATGAAAAAGCCCTACTATCAGGAACTGCGCCGCTTCCTCATCGAAGAGTACCGCACGCGCCGCATCTTTCCCGACATGTATGCGATCTTCAATGCGCTCCACTACACATCCTACGCCGAAACGAAGGTCGTGATCCTCGGCCAGGATCCCTATCACGGCGAGGGGCAGGCGCATGGACTTTCCTTCTCCGTGCAGGCGGGCGTCGAGCCGCCGCCGTCGCTCAAGAACATCTTCGAGGAGCTTTCCAGCGATCTCGGCTGCAGGACGCCGAACAACGGCTGCCTCGCGCCGTGGGCAAAGCAGGGCGTGCTGCTTTTGAACACCGTGCTGACCGTACGCGCCCACGCCGCCGCCTCGCACCACGGGCACGGCTGGGAGCAGTTCACCGACCGCATCATAGAGCTGCTCT of the Selenomonas sputigena genome contains:
- a CDS encoding uracil-DNA glycosylase, producing the protein MKIFQNDWGGLLADEMKKPYYQELRRFLIEEYRTRRIFPDMYAIFNALHYTSYAETKVVILGQDPYHGEGQAHGLSFSVQAGVEPPPSLKNIFEELSSDLGCRTPNNGCLAPWAKQGVLLLNTVLTVRAHAAASHHGHGWEQFTDRIIELLSAREKPLVFILWGAPARRKKAMIAVPPHAVIESAHPSPLSAFRGFFGSRPFSRANAFLESTGQTPIDWQLPDV